A window of the Arachis duranensis cultivar V14167 chromosome 5, aradu.V14167.gnm2.J7QH, whole genome shotgun sequence genome harbors these coding sequences:
- the LOC107487473 gene encoding LOW QUALITY PROTEIN: protein EARLY-RESPONSIVE TO DEHYDRATION 7, chloroplastic (The sequence of the model RefSeq protein was modified relative to this genomic sequence to represent the inferred CDS: inserted 1 base in 1 codon), with translation MDSLSQKPKPRNSLYPEVIDSNPEANSSFQKPNYQQQSSLYPSLDVDDLSDLVQTLFPRNDTGSSDGSVHSPSAPPAATEEVLIRIPGAILNLIDTHYSVELASGDFSIIRLRQGDSAVAVYARVADEIQWPLXQGQEGLLRELDAVLQSCSNFSVQKVSESSKKKGEVLDGSLAKETSPKDLDSAKKKEMLEERSAAYWTTLAPNVEDYSGTAARMIAAGSGHVIKGILWCGDVTVERLKWGNEVMKKRMSPRSQAQVSPETMKRIRRVKRVSKMTEKVANGFLSGVLKVSGFFASSLANSKAGKKFFSMLPGEVVLASLDGFNKVCDAVEVAGRNVMSTSSDVTTELVNHRYGDQAAEATKEGLGAAGHALSAAWAAVKIRKALNPKSALKPTSLAKTGLKAAAEEFKAKSSK, from the exons ATGGATTCCCTCTCCCAAAAACCTAAACCCAGAAACTCTCTCTACCCAGAAGTAATCGATTCCAACCCCGAAGCCAATTCGTCCTTCCAAAAACCTAATTATCAACAGCAGAGTTCTCTCTACCCTTCCCTTGACGTTGATGACCTCAGCGACCTTGTCCAAACCCTATTTCCCCGAAATGACACCGGAAGCAGCGATGGCAGTGTTCATTCGCCGTCTGCTCCACCGGCCGCTACCGAGGAGGTCCTCATCAGGATCCCCGGCGCCATCCTCAACCTCATCGACACCCACTACAGCGTCGAGCTCGCTTCCGGCGACTTCTCCATCATCCGCCTCCGGCAGGGTGACAGCGCCGTCGCCGTTTACGCCCGCGTTGCCGACGAGATCCAATGGCCCC GCCAAGGGCAAGAGGGATTGTTGAGGGAGCTGGACGCGGTTTTGCAGAGCTGTAGCAATTTCTCGGTGCAGAAGGTTTCTGAGAGTTCGAAGAAAAAAGGGGAGGTTCTAGATGGTTCATTGGCGAAGGAGACTTCGCCAAAGGATTTAGATTCggccaagaagaaggagatGTTGGAGGAGCGAAGCGCTGCGTATTGGACCACGCTGGCCCCAAATGTGGAGGATTATAGTGGAACCGCGGCGAGGATGATTGCGGCGGGTTCCGGGCACGTGATCAAGGGGATTCTTTGGTGTGGGGATGTGACTGTGGAGAGGTTGAAATGGGGGAACGAGGTTATGAAGAAGAGGATGAGCCCTCGCTCGCAGGCTCAAGTTAGCCCTGAAACCATGAAGCGGATTAGAAG GGTTAAGAGAGTGAGTAAAATGACAGAGAAGGTGGCAAATGGGTTCCTGTCCGGTGTCCTGAAAGTCTCTGGATTCTTCGCCAGTTCATTGGCAAACTCAAAAGCAGGAAAGAAGTTCTTCAGCATGCTCCCAGGGGAAGTTGTGCTTGCATCATTGGATGGATTCA ATAAAGTGTGTGATGCTGTCGAAGTAGCTGGAAGAAATGTAATGTCAACATCATCCGATGTAACAACTGAGCTTGTCAATCATAG ATATGGAGATCAGGCTGCTGAGGCGACAAAGGAAGGGCTTGGTGCTGCTGGTCATGCTTTGAGTGCTGCTTGGGCTGCTGTCAAGATTAGGAAAGCTCTTAACCCTAAGAGTGCTCTTAAACCTACCTCCCTCGCCAAAACTGGTCTTAAAGCTGCAGCTGAGGAATTTAAGGCCAAAAGTTCCAAGTAA
- the LOC107487309 gene encoding alpha-mannosidase isoform X1 — translation MGKRTKPVSEYLNALSLFCLYCRVVISAKHNTGAGVVPGKINVHLVPHSHDDVGWLKTVDQYYVGSNRTIQVACVENVLDSVVMSLQKDPNRKFVFAEMAFFNRWWVEQNQETQAIVRKLVDAGQLEFINGGWCMHDEATTHYIDMIDQTTFGHLFIKKHFNKVPRAGWQIDPFGHSAVQAYLLGAELGFESLHFARIDYQDRDKRKVDKSLEVVWRGSKTFESSAQIFANAFPVHYSPPAGFHFEIDDTYDPIQDDPHLFDYYVKDRVEDFIAAAVAQANVTRTNHVMWTMGDDFQYQYAETWFKQMDKLIHHVNKDGRVNALYSTPSLYTDAKNAANQSWPLKTDDYFPYADRVNAYWTGYFSSRPAFKRYVRMLSGYYLTARQLEFLAGKKTTVSQIYDLGDALAIAQHHDAISGTAKQHTTNDYMKRLAIGASKAEAVISSSLANLASKNPGVHHSTPASVFSQCQLLNISYCPPTSDNNLQGKSLVLVVYNPLGWNRSDIIRIPVNDANLVVEDSFGNKVETQYVEVDNVTRNLRELYVKAYLGFSPKQAPKYWLLFQVSVPPLGWTTYFISRALGKGKGRNGFVSSHSIIQKNKTIELGPGNLKMSFSSKSGKLERMYNSRTGVDIPIQQSYLWYGSSDESDQASGAYIFRPNGSSPSIVSRSVSYKVVQGPLVHEVHQNISSWIYQVTRLYIDKEHAEVEYTIGPIPTDDEVGKEVITQMTSNMVTNKEFYTDSNGRDFLKRVRGYREDWPLEVNQPVAGNYYPLNLGIYIKDKKSEFSVLVDRATGGASIRDGEVELMLHRRMLTEDGRGVGESLDEQVCIDDKCQGLTVRGNYYMGIHKLGDGSRWRRSTGQEVYSPLLLAFTHENIGNWKSSYLSKGTLMDPNYSLPPNVALITLEELDDGSVLLRLAHLYEQGEDAHYSSLAKVKLKRMFASKKIKELKEVSLSANQEKSNMKKKTWKVEGDKGQQPPPPLKGGPVNSFHLLVELGPMEIRTFLLKF, via the exons ATGGGAAAGAGAACGAAACCAGTTTCAGAGTATCTAAATGCTCTCTCATTGTTTTGTTTATATTGCAGAGTAGTGATTTCTGCAAAGCACAACACTGGAGCAGGTGTAGTCCCAGGCAAAATCAATGTTCATCTTGTTCCACATTCCCATGATGATGTTGGTTGGCTCAAAACTGTTGACCAATACTATGTTGGATCAAACAGAACTATTCAG GTGGCATGTGTTGAGAATGTGCTGGACTCTGTGGTTATGTCACTGCAGAAGGACCCAAATAGGAAATTTGTGTTTGCTGAAAtg GCATTTTTCAATAGATGGTGGGTAGAACAAAATCAAGAGACACAAGCAATAGTGAGAAAGCTTGTGGATGCAGGGCAGCTAGAATTCAT AAACGGTGGTTGGTGCATGCATGATGAAGCAACCACCCATTACATAGACATGATTGATCAAACTACATTTGGTCATCTCTTCATCAAGAAACACTTCAACAAGGTCCCTCGAGCCGGGTGGCAGATTGATCCATTTGGGCATTCTGCTGTTCAAGCTTATCTCCTTGGTGCTGAG CTTGGGTTTGAATCTCTACACTTTGCTAGGATTGATTATCAGGATAGAGATAAGCGAAAAGTTGATAAATCTCTCGAAGTTGTGTGGCGTGGATCCAAAACATTTGAATCTTCAGCACAG ATTTTTGCCAATGCTTTTCCGGTTCATTATAGTCCACCAGCAGGTTTTCATTTTGAAATCGATGATACCTATGATCCCATCCAG GATGATCCTCATCTATTTGATTACTATGTTAAAGATCGAGTTGAGGACTTCATTGCTGCTGCTGTTGCACAA GCAAATGTGACTAGAACAAACCATGTTATGTGGACAATGGGCGATGATTTCCAATACCAATATGCAGAAACTTGGTTCAAGCAAATGGATAAACTAATTCACCATGTTAATAAGGATGGCAGAGTGAATGCTTTGTATTCTACACCATCACTTTACACTGATGCTAAAAATGCAGCAAACCAATCATGGCCTCTGAAAACTGACGACTACTTTCC gtatGCAGATAGAGTAAATGCTTATTGGACAGGATATTTCAGCAGTCGCCCTGCATTTAAGAGATATGTTAGGATGCTGAGTGGATACTACTTG ACAGCGCGTCAACTTGAATTCTTGGCTGGAAAGAAAACCACAGTAAGCCAGATTTATGACCTTGGAGATGCTCTAGCAATTGCACAGCATCATGATGCTATTTCTGGTACTGCCAAGCAGCATACAACTAATGACTACATGAAAAGGCTCGCTATTGGAGCATCTAAG GCTGAAGCTGTCATTAGTTCTTCTTTGGCTAATCTTGCTAGCAAGAATCCTGGAGTTCATCACTCAACACCTGCATCGGTATTTTCCCAG TGTCAACTACTCAATATCAGTTACTGCCCACCAACATCAGACAATAATCTTCAAGGAAAAAGTTTG GTGTTAGTGGTATATAATCCACTTGGATGGAATCGTTCTGATATTATCAGAATACCA GTTAATGATGCTAATCTTGTTGTCGAAGATTCGTTCGGGAATAAGGTCGAAACACAATATGTGGAAGTGGATAATGTTACAAGAAATTTAAGAGAATTATATGTCAAGGCCTATTTAGGATTCTCACCAAAGCAAGCCCCAAAATACTGGCTTCTGTTTCAGGTGTCAGTGCCTCCTCTTGGATGGACTACATACTTCATTTCTAGAGCACTGGGAAAAG GCAAAGGTAGAAATGGATTTGTCTCATCACATTCAATCATTCAGAAAAACAAGACCATTGAATTAGGACCCGGAAATTTGAAGATGTCCTTTTCTTCCAAGTCTGGAAAACTTGAAAGGATGTATAATTCAAGAACTGGA GTTGATATACCAATTCAGCAAAGCTATCTCTGGTATGGCTCTAGCGACGAGTCGGATCag GCTTCTGGTGCATATATATTCCGGCCTAATGGATCCTCTCCAAGTATTGTTTCAAGATCA GTGTCCTACAAGGTAGTTCAAGGACCACTAGTTCATGAGGTACATCAGAATATTAGTTCTTGGATTTACCAG GTCACTAGGCTCTACATAGATAAAGAGCATGCTGAAGTTGAATACACT ATTGGTCCAATTCCCACAGATGATGAAGTTGGGAAAGAGGTGATCACACAAATGACATCAAATATGGTTACAAACAAGGAATTTTATACTGATTCTAATGGAAGAGATTTTCTCAAACGG GTTCGAGGTTATAGGGAAGATTGGCCCCTTGAAGTTAATCAACCTGTAGCAGGAAACTATTATCCA CTTAATTTAGGAATTTATATTAAGGATAAGAAGTCTGAATTCTCAGTCCTAGTTGATCGTGCCACTGGTGGCGCGAGCATTAGAGATGGTGAGGTGGAACTAATGCTTCATAG GCGCATGCTCACCGAGGATGGCAGAGGAGTAGGCGAATCACTTGATGAACAAGTTTGCATAGATGATAAATGCCAAGGGCTAACA GTAAGAGGAAACTATTACATGGGCATCCACAAACTAGGAGATGGTTCCCGGTGGCGCCGTTCAACTGGTCAGGAAGTTTACTCCCCACTCTTATTGGCTTTTACACACGAG AACATAGGAAATTGGAAGTCCTCATATTTGAGCAAAGGAACTTTGATGGACCCAAATTACAGCTTGCCTCCCAATGTTGCTTTGATAACTCTTGAG GAATTGGATGATGGCAGTGTGCTCCTCCGTTTGGCACATCTATATGAG CAAGGTGAAGATGCTCACTATTCAAGTTTGGCCAAAGTTAAATTGAAGAGAATGTTTGCCTCAAAAAAG ATAAAGGAATTAAAGGAGGTTAGTTTATCAGCAAACCAAGAGAAGTCaaacatgaagaagaagacatggaaGGTTGAGGGCGACAAGGggcaacaaccaccaccaccacttaaaGGTGGACCTGTTAACAGTTTCCATCTTCTTGTTGAGCTTGGCCCCATGGAAATACGTACATTCctcttgaaattttga
- the LOC107487309 gene encoding alpha-mannosidase isoform X2, with translation MGKRTKPVSEYLNALSLFCLYCRVVISAKHNTGAGVVPGKINVHLVPHSHDDVGWLKTVDQYYVGSNRTIQVACVENVLDSVVMSLQKDPNRKFVFAEMAFFNRWWVEQNQETQAIVRKLVDAGQLEFINGGWCMHDEATTHYIDMIDQTTFGHLFIKKHFNKVPRAGWQIDPFGHSAVQAYLLGAELGFESLHFARIDYQDRDKRKVDKSLEVVWRGSKTFESSAQIFANAFPVHYSPPAGFHFEIDDTYDPIQDDPHLFDYYVKDRVEDFIAAAVAQANVTRTNHVMWTMGDDFQYQYAETWFKQMDKLIHHVNKDGRVNALYSTPSLYTDAKNAANQSWPLKTDDYFPYADRVNAYWTGYFSSRPAFKRYVRMLSGYYLTARQLEFLAGKKTTVSQIYDLGDALAIAQHHDAISGTAKQHTTNDYMKRLAIGASKAEAVISSSLANLASKNPGVHHSTPASVFSQCQLLNISYCPPTSDNNLQGKSLVLVVYNPLGWNRSDIIRIPVNDANLVVEDSFGNKVSVPPLGWTTYFISRALGKGKGRNGFVSSHSIIQKNKTIELGPGNLKMSFSSKSGKLERMYNSRTGVDIPIQQSYLWYGSSDESDQASGAYIFRPNGSSPSIVSRSVSYKVVQGPLVHEVHQNISSWIYQVTRLYIDKEHAEVEYTIGPIPTDDEVGKEVITQMTSNMVTNKEFYTDSNGRDFLKRVRGYREDWPLEVNQPVAGNYYPLNLGIYIKDKKSEFSVLVDRATGGASIRDGEVELMLHRRMLTEDGRGVGESLDEQVCIDDKCQGLTVRGNYYMGIHKLGDGSRWRRSTGQEVYSPLLLAFTHENIGNWKSSYLSKGTLMDPNYSLPPNVALITLEELDDGSVLLRLAHLYEQGEDAHYSSLAKVKLKRMFASKKIKELKEVSLSANQEKSNMKKKTWKVEGDKGQQPPPPLKGGPVNSFHLLVELGPMEIRTFLLKF, from the exons ATGGGAAAGAGAACGAAACCAGTTTCAGAGTATCTAAATGCTCTCTCATTGTTTTGTTTATATTGCAGAGTAGTGATTTCTGCAAAGCACAACACTGGAGCAGGTGTAGTCCCAGGCAAAATCAATGTTCATCTTGTTCCACATTCCCATGATGATGTTGGTTGGCTCAAAACTGTTGACCAATACTATGTTGGATCAAACAGAACTATTCAG GTGGCATGTGTTGAGAATGTGCTGGACTCTGTGGTTATGTCACTGCAGAAGGACCCAAATAGGAAATTTGTGTTTGCTGAAAtg GCATTTTTCAATAGATGGTGGGTAGAACAAAATCAAGAGACACAAGCAATAGTGAGAAAGCTTGTGGATGCAGGGCAGCTAGAATTCAT AAACGGTGGTTGGTGCATGCATGATGAAGCAACCACCCATTACATAGACATGATTGATCAAACTACATTTGGTCATCTCTTCATCAAGAAACACTTCAACAAGGTCCCTCGAGCCGGGTGGCAGATTGATCCATTTGGGCATTCTGCTGTTCAAGCTTATCTCCTTGGTGCTGAG CTTGGGTTTGAATCTCTACACTTTGCTAGGATTGATTATCAGGATAGAGATAAGCGAAAAGTTGATAAATCTCTCGAAGTTGTGTGGCGTGGATCCAAAACATTTGAATCTTCAGCACAG ATTTTTGCCAATGCTTTTCCGGTTCATTATAGTCCACCAGCAGGTTTTCATTTTGAAATCGATGATACCTATGATCCCATCCAG GATGATCCTCATCTATTTGATTACTATGTTAAAGATCGAGTTGAGGACTTCATTGCTGCTGCTGTTGCACAA GCAAATGTGACTAGAACAAACCATGTTATGTGGACAATGGGCGATGATTTCCAATACCAATATGCAGAAACTTGGTTCAAGCAAATGGATAAACTAATTCACCATGTTAATAAGGATGGCAGAGTGAATGCTTTGTATTCTACACCATCACTTTACACTGATGCTAAAAATGCAGCAAACCAATCATGGCCTCTGAAAACTGACGACTACTTTCC gtatGCAGATAGAGTAAATGCTTATTGGACAGGATATTTCAGCAGTCGCCCTGCATTTAAGAGATATGTTAGGATGCTGAGTGGATACTACTTG ACAGCGCGTCAACTTGAATTCTTGGCTGGAAAGAAAACCACAGTAAGCCAGATTTATGACCTTGGAGATGCTCTAGCAATTGCACAGCATCATGATGCTATTTCTGGTACTGCCAAGCAGCATACAACTAATGACTACATGAAAAGGCTCGCTATTGGAGCATCTAAG GCTGAAGCTGTCATTAGTTCTTCTTTGGCTAATCTTGCTAGCAAGAATCCTGGAGTTCATCACTCAACACCTGCATCGGTATTTTCCCAG TGTCAACTACTCAATATCAGTTACTGCCCACCAACATCAGACAATAATCTTCAAGGAAAAAGTTTG GTGTTAGTGGTATATAATCCACTTGGATGGAATCGTTCTGATATTATCAGAATACCA GTTAATGATGCTAATCTTGTTGTCGAAGATTCGTTCGGGAATAAG GTGTCAGTGCCTCCTCTTGGATGGACTACATACTTCATTTCTAGAGCACTGGGAAAAG GCAAAGGTAGAAATGGATTTGTCTCATCACATTCAATCATTCAGAAAAACAAGACCATTGAATTAGGACCCGGAAATTTGAAGATGTCCTTTTCTTCCAAGTCTGGAAAACTTGAAAGGATGTATAATTCAAGAACTGGA GTTGATATACCAATTCAGCAAAGCTATCTCTGGTATGGCTCTAGCGACGAGTCGGATCag GCTTCTGGTGCATATATATTCCGGCCTAATGGATCCTCTCCAAGTATTGTTTCAAGATCA GTGTCCTACAAGGTAGTTCAAGGACCACTAGTTCATGAGGTACATCAGAATATTAGTTCTTGGATTTACCAG GTCACTAGGCTCTACATAGATAAAGAGCATGCTGAAGTTGAATACACT ATTGGTCCAATTCCCACAGATGATGAAGTTGGGAAAGAGGTGATCACACAAATGACATCAAATATGGTTACAAACAAGGAATTTTATACTGATTCTAATGGAAGAGATTTTCTCAAACGG GTTCGAGGTTATAGGGAAGATTGGCCCCTTGAAGTTAATCAACCTGTAGCAGGAAACTATTATCCA CTTAATTTAGGAATTTATATTAAGGATAAGAAGTCTGAATTCTCAGTCCTAGTTGATCGTGCCACTGGTGGCGCGAGCATTAGAGATGGTGAGGTGGAACTAATGCTTCATAG GCGCATGCTCACCGAGGATGGCAGAGGAGTAGGCGAATCACTTGATGAACAAGTTTGCATAGATGATAAATGCCAAGGGCTAACA GTAAGAGGAAACTATTACATGGGCATCCACAAACTAGGAGATGGTTCCCGGTGGCGCCGTTCAACTGGTCAGGAAGTTTACTCCCCACTCTTATTGGCTTTTACACACGAG AACATAGGAAATTGGAAGTCCTCATATTTGAGCAAAGGAACTTTGATGGACCCAAATTACAGCTTGCCTCCCAATGTTGCTTTGATAACTCTTGAG GAATTGGATGATGGCAGTGTGCTCCTCCGTTTGGCACATCTATATGAG CAAGGTGAAGATGCTCACTATTCAAGTTTGGCCAAAGTTAAATTGAAGAGAATGTTTGCCTCAAAAAAG ATAAAGGAATTAAAGGAGGTTAGTTTATCAGCAAACCAAGAGAAGTCaaacatgaagaagaagacatggaaGGTTGAGGGCGACAAGGggcaacaaccaccaccaccacttaaaGGTGGACCTGTTAACAGTTTCCATCTTCTTGTTGAGCTTGGCCCCATGGAAATACGTACATTCctcttgaaattttga